A genomic region of Ensifer adhaerens contains the following coding sequences:
- a CDS encoding cyclic nucleotide-gated ion channel — MSARPLLRMSDAANGILAAAGLVVVAALTATSFGAAARLALEGFLVGIWGFYVLQLTDTLMALGARDGRASVPEATIDLIAVIVPLVGFLFASTRDQSLYCGVWLLKPLRHSTFFRLLGRVVSRAAPNLIGVTSLFGIVLFGASLVAYLIERDIQPEKFGSIPQAMWWAVVTLSTTGYGDEIPQTLAGRVLAGLVMMSGIGIFALWAGILATGFFEEVRRQDFVRNWQLVAAVPLFEKLGSAAFVEIVRALRPRVVPAGAIICRKGEAGDQMFFIVEGRVSIATPLPTPIELGPGSFFGEMALITGEPRSATVSAATEVSLLTLYSEDFQMLSSSNPEIADVIRKTADERRGAAPRH, encoded by the coding sequence ATGTCGGCACGGCCTTTGTTGAGGATGTCGGACGCTGCCAATGGAATTTTGGCAGCGGCTGGGCTCGTGGTTGTTGCGGCGCTGACCGCAACGAGCTTTGGCGCTGCCGCGCGTCTTGCCCTCGAGGGTTTCCTCGTCGGGATCTGGGGCTTCTATGTCCTGCAACTCACCGATACGCTGATGGCGCTCGGAGCAAGGGACGGCCGCGCCTCTGTGCCCGAAGCGACGATCGATCTGATCGCGGTCATCGTTCCGCTTGTCGGCTTCCTTTTTGCCAGCACCCGGGATCAGAGCCTCTATTGCGGCGTCTGGCTGCTGAAGCCGCTCCGCCACTCCACTTTCTTCCGGCTTCTCGGTCGGGTGGTGTCACGGGCCGCACCCAATCTCATCGGCGTCACCTCGCTCTTCGGCATCGTCCTCTTCGGCGCATCGCTCGTCGCCTATCTCATCGAGCGCGATATCCAGCCGGAGAAGTTCGGCAGCATTCCCCAGGCCATGTGGTGGGCGGTGGTGACGCTTTCCACCACCGGTTATGGCGACGAGATCCCGCAGACGCTTGCCGGGCGGGTGCTTGCCGGCCTGGTGATGATGAGCGGCATCGGCATCTTCGCTCTCTGGGCCGGCATTCTCGCCACCGGCTTTTTCGAGGAGGTGCGCCGCCAGGACTTCGTGCGCAACTGGCAGCTGGTTGCGGCGGTGCCGCTCTTCGAGAAGCTCGGTTCGGCCGCCTTCGTCGAGATCGTGCGGGCGTTGCGCCCGCGGGTGGTGCCGGCCGGCGCCATCATCTGCCGCAAGGGCGAGGCGGGCGACCAGATGTTCTTCATCGTCGAGGGGCGTGTGAGCATCGCCACCCCTTTGCCGACGCCGATAGAACTTGGCCCCGGCAGCTTCTTCGGCGAAATGGCGCTGATAACGGGCGAGCCGCGCTCGGCAACCGTCAGTGCCGCCACCGAGGTTTCGCTGCTTACGCTCTATTCGGAGGATTTTCAGATGCTGTCGAGCAGCAATCCGGAGATCGCCGACGTCATTCGCAAGACGGCCGACGAGCGGCGTGGCGCGGCGCCGAGGCATTGA
- a CDS encoding response regulator encodes MSFFGVSGMYYSGESLAEHRIVLAEDSNLFSAMVSKRLKELFDIDVIVCRDYDDLQFAVENATFPASLAISNINLPGAENGEALNYLIDMSVPTVVFTGSFQESTREKILAKEIVDYVIKDSVFAVDMLAESVCRFLTNHKHHVLIVDDSPTARALLTTQLKRYNFRTSSAENGAMALELLKNNPDIGLVITDYNMPDIDGFELTRRIRGSYGPHQLRIIGVSSSTNRLLSARFLKAGGNDFVVRPFVNEEFYCRVNQNLDTLTKIRTLSEKVRVPA; translated from the coding sequence ATGTCGTTTTTTGGCGTTTCCGGAATGTATTATTCCGGCGAATCCCTTGCCGAGCACCGTATCGTGCTTGCCGAGGACTCCAACCTCTTCTCGGCGATGGTTTCGAAGCGGCTGAAAGAGCTGTTCGACATCGATGTCATCGTCTGCCGCGACTATGACGACCTGCAGTTCGCCGTCGAGAACGCGACTTTTCCGGCGTCGCTTGCCATCTCCAACATCAACCTTCCGGGGGCGGAGAACGGTGAGGCGCTCAACTATCTGATCGACATGAGCGTGCCGACGGTCGTGTTTACCGGCTCCTTCCAGGAGTCGACGCGCGAGAAGATCCTCGCCAAGGAGATCGTCGACTACGTTATCAAGGACAGCGTCTTTGCCGTCGACATGCTGGCGGAATCCGTCTGCCGCTTCCTCACCAACCACAAGCACCACGTGCTGATCGTCGATGATAGCCCGACGGCGCGCGCGCTTCTGACGACGCAGCTCAAGCGCTACAATTTCCGCACCAGCTCGGCGGAAAACGGAGCGATGGCGCTCGAACTTCTCAAGAACAATCCCGATATCGGCCTGGTCATCACCGACTACAACATGCCCGATATCGACGGCTTCGAACTGACACGGCGTATCCGCGGTTCCTACGGGCCGCATCAGCTGCGCATCATCGGCGTTTCGTCCTCCACCAACCGGCTTTTGTCCGCGCGCTTCCTCAAGGCCGGCGGCAACGACTTCGTCGTTCGTCCCTTCGTCAACGAGGAATTTTACTGCCGCGTGAACCAGAACCTGGACACACTGACGAAGATCCGCACACTCAGTGAAAAAGTAAGGGTTCCCGCGTAG
- a CDS encoding MBL fold metallo-hydrolase encodes MKLQLIRNATLKLDYAGHTVLIDPFLGPKDSLPSFAGRAPNPLVDLPFDTDTILAGVDLVILSHLHEDHFDDTAKHRVPKGLPIFCQPGDEEAIRGAGFRDVTPLLGKAQWQGLKLTRRDGSHGLGPVVQDMGPVMGFSLEARGEPTVYWAGDTVLYPAVEKTIHDTKPDVIVTHSCGARWDGALIVMDAAQTIAVCEASKKSIVVATHMEALDHATVSRGDLRAAASAHGIALTRLLIPDDGDVLTLMPPVV; translated from the coding sequence ATGAAACTCCAGCTTATCCGCAACGCCACGCTCAAGCTCGACTATGCCGGTCACACGGTCCTGATCGATCCCTTCCTCGGGCCGAAGGACAGCCTGCCGTCCTTTGCCGGGCGTGCGCCCAATCCGTTGGTCGATCTGCCGTTCGACACCGACACCATTCTCGCAGGCGTCGACCTCGTCATCCTCTCGCACCTGCACGAGGACCACTTCGACGACACCGCCAAGCATCGCGTGCCGAAGGGCCTGCCGATTTTCTGTCAGCCGGGCGACGAGGAGGCGATCCGCGGCGCCGGCTTTCGCGACGTCACGCCACTCCTCGGCAAGGCGCAGTGGCAGGGCCTGAAGCTCACCCGACGCGACGGCAGCCACGGCCTTGGTCCTGTCGTTCAGGACATGGGGCCGGTCATGGGCTTCAGCCTTGAGGCCAGGGGCGAGCCGACGGTCTACTGGGCCGGCGACACGGTACTCTATCCGGCCGTCGAAAAGACCATCCACGACACGAAGCCGGATGTGATCGTCACCCACTCCTGCGGTGCGCGCTGGGACGGCGCCCTGATCGTGATGGATGCGGCGCAGACGATCGCGGTCTGCGAGGCCTCCAAAAAGAGCATCGTGGTTGCCACCCATATGGAGGCGCTCGACCATGCGACGGTCAGCCGAGGCGACCTGCGCGCCGCCGCCAGCGCCCATGGCATCGCCTTGACCAGGCTGCTCATTCCGGATGATGGCGACGTGTTGACCTTGATGCCGCCTGTGGTCTAG
- a CDS encoding adenylate/guanylate cyclase domain-containing protein yields MSEAQPLFDMLRQTVQPEIAATLERFVREAADRKLCRVNALAFAAEQGLNEEKTIAAFLHASRLGLFELSWNVLCPGCGGVLDANTSLKTVQSDTYTCSLCAAGYEPTLDEMVEVTFTVSPRIRHIEAHNPHELPPLEYFRQVYWGSGIELPDEGYEAQVDDFMLEALELPPGEKAVISLQLPAEFIIVFEPVTHAAQFIDVKGEPTRERRTLSLVFDRGHRHDEALVMQPGPLRIQVENHTDVRTLPSVCIANDALHDILGRRRPFLTAKRLLSNQTFRDIYRTDTIDVDQRLKITSLTFLFSDLRGSTELYERVGDLAAFDLVKTHFSVVNEIVAAEAGAVVKTIGDAVMATFPTPDRAVAAAMRMREAMRELNDNRGSEDLLLKIGIHEGPCIAVSLNERQDYFGQTVNIASRVQHLAGSREIFATSSVLDDPRAAGLLSDRGLNPQSHNVALRGITNEISIFSIP; encoded by the coding sequence ATGAGTGAAGCTCAGCCTCTCTTCGACATGCTGCGCCAAACCGTGCAGCCCGAGATTGCCGCAACTCTGGAGCGCTTTGTCCGGGAGGCGGCGGACCGCAAGCTCTGCCGCGTCAATGCGCTTGCCTTTGCCGCCGAACAGGGACTCAACGAGGAAAAGACGATCGCGGCTTTCCTGCACGCCTCGCGCCTCGGTCTCTTCGAGCTCTCCTGGAATGTGCTGTGCCCCGGCTGCGGCGGCGTGCTCGACGCCAACACCTCGCTGAAAACCGTGCAAAGCGACACCTATACCTGCTCGCTCTGTGCTGCCGGCTACGAGCCGACGCTGGATGAGATGGTGGAGGTCACCTTCACCGTGAGCCCGCGGATACGCCACATCGAGGCCCACAACCCGCACGAACTGCCGCCGCTCGAATATTTCCGCCAGGTCTATTGGGGCTCCGGCATCGAGCTGCCGGACGAGGGCTACGAGGCGCAGGTCGACGATTTCATGCTGGAGGCGCTGGAACTGCCGCCCGGCGAAAAGGCGGTAATCTCGCTGCAGCTGCCGGCGGAGTTCATCATCGTCTTCGAGCCCGTGACCCATGCCGCGCAGTTCATTGACGTCAAGGGCGAGCCGACCAGGGAGCGGCGCACGCTGTCGCTGGTCTTCGATCGCGGCCATCGCCACGACGAGGCGCTGGTCATGCAGCCGGGCCCGCTGCGTATCCAGGTGGAGAACCACACGGATGTCCGCACCCTGCCCTCGGTCTGCATCGCCAACGATGCGCTGCACGACATTCTCGGCCGCCGCCGGCCGTTCCTGACCGCCAAGCGGCTCCTCTCCAACCAGACCTTCCGCGACATCTACCGCACGGACACGATCGACGTGGACCAGCGGCTGAAGATCACCAGCCTCACCTTCCTGTTCTCGGATCTGCGCGGCTCGACCGAGCTTTACGAACGGGTCGGCGATCTCGCCGCCTTCGATCTGGTGAAGACCCACTTCAGCGTCGTCAACGAAATCGTCGCGGCCGAAGCGGGTGCGGTGGTGAAGACGATCGGCGACGCGGTCATGGCAACCTTCCCGACACCGGACCGGGCCGTTGCCGCCGCCATGCGCATGCGCGAGGCGATGCGGGAGCTCAACGATAACAGGGGCTCCGAGGATCTGTTGCTGAAGATCGGCATCCACGAAGGCCCCTGCATCGCCGTCAGCCTCAACGAGCGGCAGGACTATTTCGGCCAGACGGTCAACATCGCCTCACGCGTCCAGCATCTTGCAGGCTCGCGCGAGATTTTCGCCACCAGTTCGGTGCTCGACGACCCGCGCGCCGCGGGCCTGCTCAGCGACCGCGGCCTCAATCCGCAATCGCACAACGTCGCTCTGCGCGGCATTACCAACGAGATCAGCATTTTCTCGATCCCGTGA
- a CDS encoding adenylate/guanylate cyclase domain-containing protein → MDRKLAAILAADVAGFSRLAALDEENTLRALELCRGRIAELVGAHGGRIFGSAGDGLVAEFPSAVQAVRCAVEIQRGLLDAQDMPAECRLQFRIGVNLGDIVVSGDDLLGDGVNIAARLQEIAAPSGICISGAVREHLDGKVSFGLTSLGERNLKNIPRPILVFRVDWQDEIAVGGGILDGAPLAGRSKDQPSIVVMPFDNLSGQGDEYFVDGVVEEITAALSRVRDFFVIARQSAFTYKGRFVDVRDVGRELGVTYVVEGTVRRGGDRLRISVQLVDAETRTQSWSDRYEGAIEDIFEFQDRIAAQVAGAIHPAIRDAEIELAKRKPPASLRAYDFVMRAFPNLWGRRKDSNNQAIELLRQAISVDPSYGRAHALLAWCHASNASYLWTDQPERELDQARAAIEVAGSISDDPTALTAAGAATSICGDQERAATFIEKALALDPNNAWAWARLGWIAIFTDDPARATERFRRGMTLSPRDPLAFNMRLGMAFSMAMQGALPQAIAIAQDVVNNYPDVTWSYRHLAAWSAMTGDMETARWAAQKLLAAEPGFTIERYRALPWFQRIPQWQHQMAEGLRQSGLPER, encoded by the coding sequence GTGGATCGAAAGCTCGCAGCCATCCTTGCGGCCGATGTCGCCGGCTTCAGTCGCCTCGCAGCGCTCGACGAAGAGAACACGCTTCGCGCGCTTGAGCTGTGCCGGGGTCGGATTGCCGAATTGGTGGGTGCCCATGGCGGCCGCATCTTCGGCAGTGCCGGCGATGGTCTCGTCGCCGAATTTCCAAGCGCTGTTCAGGCCGTCCGCTGCGCGGTGGAAATCCAGCGCGGTCTTCTCGATGCGCAAGATATGCCTGCCGAATGCCGCCTGCAGTTTCGCATCGGTGTCAATCTCGGCGACATCGTCGTGTCGGGAGACGACCTGCTCGGCGACGGGGTCAATATCGCCGCGCGCCTGCAGGAGATCGCCGCTCCGTCGGGCATCTGCATTTCCGGGGCGGTGCGCGAACATCTAGACGGCAAGGTGTCCTTCGGGCTGACCAGCCTCGGCGAGCGGAACTTGAAGAACATCCCCCGGCCCATTCTGGTTTTCCGGGTCGACTGGCAAGATGAGATCGCTGTCGGAGGCGGCATCCTCGACGGGGCGCCGCTGGCCGGTCGCAGCAAGGACCAGCCGTCGATCGTCGTCATGCCCTTCGACAATCTCAGCGGTCAAGGCGACGAATACTTCGTCGACGGTGTCGTGGAGGAGATCACTGCGGCGCTCTCGCGCGTCCGGGATTTCTTCGTCATCGCGCGACAGTCCGCTTTCACCTACAAGGGGCGTTTCGTCGACGTGCGTGACGTCGGCAGGGAGCTCGGCGTCACCTATGTGGTCGAAGGCACCGTCCGCCGCGGCGGCGACCGGCTGCGCATTTCCGTGCAACTGGTCGACGCCGAGACGCGGACCCAATCCTGGTCGGACCGCTACGAGGGCGCAATCGAGGATATTTTCGAGTTCCAGGATCGGATCGCCGCGCAGGTGGCAGGGGCCATTCACCCGGCCATCCGTGATGCCGAGATCGAGCTTGCCAAGCGCAAGCCGCCGGCCAGTCTGCGCGCCTATGACTTCGTCATGCGCGCCTTCCCCAATCTCTGGGGGCGTCGCAAGGATAGCAACAACCAGGCGATCGAGCTGCTTCGGCAGGCGATCTCCGTCGATCCCAGCTACGGCCGCGCGCATGCGCTTTTGGCCTGGTGCCACGCCTCGAACGCTTCCTATCTGTGGACCGACCAGCCGGAGCGTGAATTGGATCAGGCACGTGCAGCGATCGAAGTTGCAGGCTCGATCAGCGACGATCCGACTGCTTTGACTGCGGCTGGCGCGGCAACGAGCATCTGCGGCGATCAGGAGCGCGCCGCCACCTTTATCGAAAAGGCGCTGGCGCTTGATCCGAACAATGCCTGGGCATGGGCTCGCCTCGGCTGGATCGCGATCTTCACGGACGATCCCGCGCGTGCAACCGAGCGGTTCCGGCGTGGGATGACGCTGAGCCCGAGAGACCCGCTCGCATTCAACATGAGACTGGGGATGGCTTTTTCCATGGCCATGCAAGGGGCTCTCCCTCAAGCCATCGCGATAGCCCAGGACGTCGTCAACAACTATCCTGATGTGACCTGGTCCTACCGCCACCTCGCGGCTTGGTCGGCTATGACCGGGGACATGGAGACCGCCCGATGGGCGGCGCAGAAGCTGCTGGCAGCAGAGCCAGGGTTCACGATCGAGCGGTATCGGGCGCTGCCCTGGTTTCAGAGGATACCGCAGTGGCAGCATCAGATGGCCGAGGGGCTACGGCAATCCGGGTTGCCCGAACGCTGA
- a CDS encoding GFA family protein, giving the protein MAILSGKCLCGQVKVSVRGEPTRVGICHCTDCRQESGSAFTFYGIWPAARFESSGETAEFQGRCFCRHCGSRVFSVDEQEAEVKLGILTEAPTPLKPSYELWIKRREAWLRPVDGAEQFEEDRQPRAAGGRF; this is encoded by the coding sequence ATGGCGATACTTTCGGGAAAATGCCTTTGCGGCCAAGTCAAGGTTTCGGTGCGCGGCGAGCCAACGCGGGTCGGCATCTGCCACTGCACCGACTGCCGGCAGGAAAGCGGCTCCGCCTTCACCTTCTATGGCATCTGGCCGGCGGCCCGGTTCGAATCCAGCGGTGAAACTGCCGAGTTTCAGGGGCGCTGCTTCTGTCGGCATTGCGGTTCGCGGGTCTTTTCGGTCGATGAACAGGAGGCCGAGGTCAAGCTCGGCATCCTCACCGAAGCGCCGACGCCCCTGAAGCCGAGCTACGAGCTCTGGATCAAGCGCCGCGAGGCCTGGCTGAGGCCGGTGGATGGGGCCGAACAATTCGAAGAGGATCGGCAACCGAGAGCCGCCGGCGGGCGCTTCTAG
- a CDS encoding caspase family protein, whose translation MPFLRIAVSILLVLCASQALAEKRVALVIGNSAYQHVAALPNPGNDAHDMAAKLEGLGFEVVAGADLDLAGVRRVLRDFVGRLDGADLALFFYAGHGLQVNGENYLAPVDATLASSVDLEFEAVPMNLILSAMERSTRVNIILLDACRDNPLAVNLARSMGTRSASVGRGLAKVGTGIGTLIAFSTQPGNVALDGSGRNSPFTSALLKHLGQPGRDITRELIDVRRDVLAATGGKQVPWDNSSLTGEVVLKPAVDGKPAPAEAPATGQAAELAYWETIKDATDRDLFDAYLQQYPGGAFASLAKAKIKIIERTSAPSSEGVNDGSGGQAVAAIDPVLAAPNADDRTLARSVQVELNRLGCRAGSEDGVWGAGSRRALEAFAKYGKLELATLEPSSDVLDRLKSEKVRICPLACGRNEEARDGRCVTIRREAKLPQPGETQGMVKTPQKNAGTRAISPPAELQKKSFASCPENAGVAFRQMFARGSGRGRTTITATHSCGRAFACHRVARGQPWDCGWR comes from the coding sequence ATGCCATTCCTTCGCATCGCCGTGTCCATTCTGCTGGTCCTTTGCGCCTCGCAGGCGCTGGCCGAGAAGCGCGTTGCGTTGGTCATCGGCAATTCCGCCTATCAGCATGTGGCCGCCTTGCCCAATCCCGGCAATGATGCCCACGACATGGCGGCCAAGCTCGAAGGGCTCGGCTTCGAGGTGGTGGCCGGCGCGGATCTCGACCTTGCCGGAGTGCGGCGGGTGCTGCGCGACTTTGTCGGCCGGCTCGACGGCGCCGATCTGGCGCTGTTCTTCTATGCCGGGCACGGCCTGCAGGTGAACGGCGAGAATTATCTCGCCCCCGTCGATGCCACGCTCGCTTCCTCTGTCGATCTCGAGTTCGAGGCGGTGCCGATGAACCTGATCCTGTCGGCGATGGAGCGCAGTACACGGGTCAATATCATCCTGCTCGACGCCTGCCGCGACAATCCGCTGGCGGTCAATCTCGCCCGCTCGATGGGCACGCGTTCCGCCTCGGTCGGCCGTGGTCTGGCCAAGGTCGGCACCGGCATCGGCACGCTGATCGCCTTTTCCACCCAGCCCGGCAATGTTGCCCTCGACGGATCGGGGCGCAATTCGCCGTTCACATCGGCGCTCTTGAAACATCTCGGCCAGCCGGGGCGCGACATCACGCGCGAGCTGATCGATGTGCGCCGCGACGTGCTGGCGGCAACCGGCGGCAAGCAGGTTCCCTGGGACAATTCCTCGCTGACCGGGGAAGTGGTGCTGAAGCCCGCCGTTGACGGCAAGCCGGCGCCGGCCGAGGCGCCCGCGACGGGTCAGGCCGCCGAGCTTGCCTATTGGGAAACGATCAAGGATGCGACCGACCGCGACCTCTTCGACGCCTATCTGCAGCAATATCCGGGCGGTGCCTTCGCATCGCTCGCCAAGGCAAAGATCAAGATCATCGAGCGGACTTCAGCGCCTTCATCCGAAGGCGTCAACGACGGATCGGGTGGCCAGGCCGTGGCGGCCATCGATCCGGTGCTGGCTGCGCCCAATGCCGATGACAGGACATTGGCCCGTTCAGTACAGGTCGAGCTCAATCGGCTCGGCTGTCGCGCCGGCAGCGAGGATGGCGTCTGGGGTGCCGGCAGTCGCAGGGCGCTCGAAGCCTTCGCTAAGTACGGCAAGCTCGAACTTGCGACGCTCGAACCTTCCAGCGACGTACTCGATCGTCTGAAGTCGGAGAAGGTGCGGATCTGTCCGCTTGCCTGCGGCCGCAATGAAGAGGCAAGAGACGGTCGCTGCGTCACGATCCGGCGCGAGGCGAAGCTGCCGCAACCGGGCGAGACGCAAGGCATGGTCAAGACACCGCAGAAAAACGCCGGCACCCGCGCGATTAGCCCGCCGGCCGAACTGCAGAAGAAGAGCTTTGCCAGTTGCCCTGAAAATGCGGGTGTCGCTTTCCGGCAGATGTTTGCCCGCGGCTCCGGCCGCGGCCGGACGACGATCACCGCCACCCATTCCTGCGGCCGCGCCTTTGCCTGCCACCGGGTGGCAAGGGGCCAGCCGTGGGATTGCGGCTGGCGGTGA
- a CDS encoding nuclear transport factor 2 family protein, with protein sequence MAHADEQEIIDLEQEFWRTILEKDTEASMAMLPERSIVVGAQGAAVLTRDDYRRMAEQAENSWKLKSFRLDDVSVIFPRADVAVIAYTVTEEMDVDGEPLTLKAADATTWIRENGGWQASLHTESVLGDPFGRDRKAA encoded by the coding sequence ATGGCGCATGCCGACGAACAGGAGATCATCGACCTCGAACAGGAGTTCTGGCGAACCATTCTGGAGAAAGACACCGAAGCGTCCATGGCCATGCTGCCCGAACGCTCGATCGTCGTGGGCGCGCAGGGCGCGGCGGTACTCACCCGCGACGACTACCGCAGGATGGCCGAGCAGGCCGAGAATTCCTGGAAGCTCAAATCCTTCCGCCTTGACGACGTCAGCGTGATCTTTCCGCGCGCGGACGTGGCCGTCATCGCCTACACGGTGACCGAAGAGATGGACGTCGATGGCGAGCCTTTGACGTTGAAGGCCGCCGACGCCACCACCTGGATCCGTGAAAACGGTGGGTGGCAGGCCTCGCTCCACACGGAATCCGTCCTCGGCGATCCCTTCGGCCGCGACCGCAAGGCCGCATAA